A DNA window from Streptomyces sp. B21-083 contains the following coding sequences:
- a CDS encoding bifunctional DNA primase/polymerase, whose amino-acid sequence MSAEFGGSTTGRQGRISQWLRGRRTNAREDAATAAESGRREELLLAAARAGLPLAPAAHPSSYRCSCDRVGCPTPARHPVSFAWHTQSTTDRAQIERWARHQPQANFITATGIVHDVLDVPLDAGREALERLLGAGIEVGPVAESDDGRLLFFTLTRGTPDDEDEWWPCELDCHPETADEHPGLRWHCRGSYVLVPPARLPGDQGVYWVRGPEFALPDPLSLLEVLTDVCARYADEEPDHASAAWPHRG is encoded by the coding sequence ATGAGCGCGGAGTTCGGCGGTAGTACGACGGGCCGGCAGGGCAGGATCTCCCAGTGGCTGCGCGGACGCCGTACGAATGCGCGGGAGGACGCCGCCACCGCCGCCGAGAGCGGGCGCCGCGAGGAACTGCTGCTCGCCGCCGCCCGCGCCGGACTGCCCCTCGCGCCCGCCGCGCACCCTTCCTCCTACCGGTGTTCCTGCGACCGCGTGGGCTGTCCCACGCCCGCCCGGCACCCGGTCTCCTTCGCCTGGCACACGCAGTCCACCACCGACCGCGCCCAGATCGAGCGCTGGGCCAGGCACCAGCCGCAGGCCAACTTCATCACCGCGACGGGCATAGTCCACGACGTCCTCGACGTGCCCCTCGACGCGGGGCGCGAGGCGCTGGAGCGGCTGCTCGGGGCCGGGATCGAGGTCGGACCCGTCGCCGAGAGCGACGACGGACGGCTTCTGTTCTTCACCCTCACACGCGGCACCCCGGACGACGAGGACGAGTGGTGGCCCTGCGAACTGGACTGCCACCCGGAGACCGCGGACGAACATCCGGGCCTGCGCTGGCACTGCCGGGGGTCCTACGTCCTCGTACCGCCCGCCCGGTTGCCGGGCGACCAGGGCGTGTACTGGGTACGCGGGCCGGAGTTCGCCCTCCCCGACCCGCTCAGTCTGCTGGAAGTCCTCACCGACGTCTGCGCCCGGTATGCCGACGAGGAACCCGACCACGCGAGCGCGGCCTGGCCGCACCGCGGCTGA
- a CDS encoding small ribosomal subunit Rsm22 family protein, whose product MNTPVSPAHALRAALAGLLDGLPPKVAARAVERLIANYRGRTPTDAPVLRDRSDVAAYAAYRMPATFEAVCSALEALAEAAPGWAPGSHVDVGGGTGAATWAVNAVWEGTRPVTVLDWAEPALTLGREIAAANPELKGAEWQRSQIGAALRIESTDLVTISYVLGELTEADRTSVVDAAAGAAQTVVVIEPGTPDGYLRVIEARDQLVQAGFHIAAPCPHSAACPIVPGEDWCHFAARVSRSSLHRRVKGGSLPYEDEKFSYVAATRFPVTPAPARVVRKPQIRKGQVLLDLCETEPSLRRETVTKRHGPLYRAARDADWGDAWPPAEEGVNQR is encoded by the coding sequence GTGAACACCCCCGTCTCCCCAGCCCACGCCCTGCGCGCCGCCCTCGCCGGTCTGCTCGACGGGCTGCCGCCGAAGGTGGCCGCGCGGGCGGTCGAGCGGCTGATCGCCAACTACCGGGGGCGGACGCCGACCGATGCGCCCGTGCTGCGGGACCGTTCCGACGTGGCCGCGTACGCCGCCTACCGGATGCCGGCCACGTTCGAGGCGGTGTGCTCGGCGCTGGAGGCCCTCGCCGAGGCCGCGCCCGGCTGGGCACCCGGCAGTCACGTCGACGTCGGGGGCGGGACAGGGGCCGCGACCTGGGCTGTCAACGCCGTCTGGGAGGGCACGCGGCCCGTCACCGTACTCGACTGGGCCGAGCCCGCGCTCACCCTCGGGCGCGAGATCGCCGCCGCCAACCCGGAGTTGAAGGGTGCGGAGTGGCAGCGCTCTCAGATCGGAGCGGCGCTCAGAATCGAGAGCACTGATCTCGTCACGATCTCCTACGTCCTGGGCGAACTGACCGAGGCCGACCGCACCTCCGTGGTCGACGCGGCGGCCGGCGCCGCCCAGACGGTCGTCGTCATCGAACCCGGCACCCCCGACGGCTACCTCCGCGTCATCGAGGCCCGGGACCAGCTCGTCCAGGCCGGCTTCCACATCGCCGCCCCCTGCCCCCACAGCGCGGCCTGCCCGATCGTCCCCGGCGAGGACTGGTGCCACTTCGCCGCCCGGGTCAGCCGTTCCTCCCTCCACCGCCGGGTGAAGGGCGGCTCCCTCCCGTACGAGGACGAGAAGTTCAGCTACGTCGCGGCGACCCGCTTCCCGGTGACCCCGGCGCCCGCCCGCGTCGTACGCAAGCCGCAGATCCGTAAGGGCCAGGTACTCCTCGACCTGTGCGAGACAGAGCCTTCGCTGCGCCGGGAGACGGTCACGAAGCGGCACGGGCCGCTTTACAGGGCCGCCCGGGACGCCGACTGGGGGGACGCGTGGCCGCCCGCGGAGGAGGGCGTGAACCAGCGCTGA
- a CDS encoding PhzF family phenazine biosynthesis protein, with amino-acid sequence MTDYDVLRVFCAPNGGYGNELGVIREGSVMPERSERQAFAAKLGFSETVFVDDPERGIIDIYTPTLRLPFAGHPCVGTAWLLDVPELVTPAGLVGARLDGEFSWIEARAEWVPDRTLRRHGSAAEVDALPVPPPGEWIYAWAWEDEAAGRVRARAFPGRDDGIEEDEATGAAALLLTQQLGRALNITQGKGSQILTAPQPMGWVEVGGRVFLER; translated from the coding sequence GTGACTGATTACGACGTACTCCGCGTCTTCTGCGCGCCCAACGGGGGATACGGCAACGAGCTGGGCGTGATCCGTGAGGGCTCCGTCATGCCGGAGCGGAGCGAGCGGCAGGCGTTCGCGGCGAAACTCGGCTTCAGTGAGACGGTGTTCGTCGACGACCCCGAGCGCGGGATCATCGACATCTACACCCCCACGCTGCGCCTGCCCTTCGCGGGCCACCCCTGCGTCGGCACGGCCTGGCTGCTGGACGTACCCGAACTGGTCACCCCGGCAGGCCTGGTGGGGGCCCGTCTGGACGGGGAGTTCAGCTGGATCGAGGCACGGGCGGAGTGGGTACCGGACCGGACACTGCGGCGTCACGGCTCCGCCGCGGAGGTCGACGCGTTGCCCGTGCCGCCGCCGGGGGAGTGGATCTACGCGTGGGCGTGGGAGGACGAGGCCGCGGGGCGGGTCCGGGCGCGCGCCTTCCCCGGCCGTGACGACGGCATCGAGGAGGACGAGGCGACGGGGGCGGCGGCGTTGCTGCTGACCCAGCAGCTGGGCCGGGCGCTCAACATCACGCAGGGCAAGGGGTCGCAGATCCTCACCGCGCCGCAGCCGATGGGGTGGGTGGAGGTCGGAGGACGGGTGTTCCTGGAACGCTAG
- the efeB gene encoding iron uptake transporter deferrochelatase/peroxidase subunit: MTETPEKTEGSTSRRALIGWGGAGLALGAAAAGGAVAMTRSGDDVQTVAADAGGAVDFHGGHQAGISTPVQDRLHFAAFDLETDDRAEFAQMLKDWTAAARRMTAGLAVGEGAYGGLAEAPPDDTGEALGLKPSRLTLTIGFGPGLFEKLGMAERRPEALVDLPQFSGDNLDKNRSGGDVCVQACSDDPQVAVHAVRNLARIGFGKVSVRWSQLGFGKTSSTTPEEQTPRNLLGFKDGTRNIAGTESARLNKFVWVDGADTDGNSAWMEGGSYLVARRIRMHIEPWDRTSLQEQEDIFGRDKGEGAPVGKAKERDKPFLKAMKPDAHVRLAHPDSNHGATLLRRGYSFTDGTDGLGRLEAGLFFLAYMRDVRKGFIPVQRNLATDALNEYIQHVGSAVFAIPPGVRDKDDWWGRALFSQEA; the protein is encoded by the coding sequence ATGACGGAGACACCGGAGAAGACCGAAGGCAGCACCTCGCGGCGGGCGCTGATCGGCTGGGGCGGGGCCGGGCTCGCGCTCGGGGCCGCCGCGGCCGGGGGCGCGGTCGCGATGACCCGGAGCGGCGACGACGTGCAGACGGTCGCCGCCGACGCGGGCGGGGCCGTCGACTTCCACGGCGGCCACCAGGCCGGCATCTCGACGCCGGTGCAGGACAGGCTGCACTTCGCCGCGTTCGACCTGGAGACGGACGACCGGGCCGAGTTCGCGCAGATGCTCAAGGACTGGACGGCGGCGGCCCGGCGGATGACGGCCGGGCTGGCGGTCGGCGAGGGCGCGTACGGCGGGCTCGCCGAGGCGCCGCCGGACGACACCGGCGAGGCGCTGGGGCTGAAGCCCTCGCGGCTGACGCTGACGATCGGCTTCGGACCCGGCCTGTTCGAGAAGCTCGGGATGGCGGAGCGGCGGCCCGAGGCGCTCGTCGATCTGCCGCAGTTCTCCGGCGACAACCTCGACAAGAACCGCAGCGGCGGCGACGTGTGCGTCCAGGCGTGCTCGGACGATCCGCAGGTCGCGGTGCACGCCGTACGCAACCTGGCCAGGATCGGGTTCGGCAAGGTCTCGGTGCGCTGGTCGCAGCTCGGCTTCGGCAAGACGTCGTCGACGACCCCCGAGGAGCAGACGCCGCGCAACCTGCTGGGCTTCAAGGACGGGACCCGCAACATCGCGGGCACCGAGTCGGCCCGGCTGAACAAGTTCGTGTGGGTGGACGGCGCGGACACCGACGGCAACTCGGCCTGGATGGAAGGGGGTTCGTATCTCGTCGCCCGGCGCATCCGTATGCACATCGAGCCCTGGGACCGGACCTCGCTGCAGGAGCAGGAGGACATCTTCGGCCGCGACAAGGGCGAGGGTGCCCCGGTCGGCAAGGCGAAGGAGCGCGACAAGCCGTTCCTGAAGGCGATGAAGCCCGACGCGCACGTCCGTCTCGCGCACCCCGACTCCAACCACGGGGCGACGCTGCTGCGCCGCGGCTACTCCTTCACGGACGGCACGGACGGTCTCGGCCGTCTGGAGGCGGGCCTGTTCTTCCTCGCCTACATGCGGGACGTCCGCAAGGGGTTCATCCCCGTGCAGCGCAACCTCGCCACCGACGCGCTCAACGAGTACATCCAGCATGTGGGTTCGGCGGTTTTCGCGATCCCTCCGGGCGTCCGGGACAAGGACGACTGGTGGGGCCGAGCACTGTTTTCTCAGGAGGCCTGA
- the map gene encoding type I methionyl aminopeptidase, producing the protein MSGQSLLVPGELSPIRSVPGNIRRPEYVGKPAPTPYTGAEVQTPATIEAMRIAGRIAARAMAEAAKLIAPGVTTDELDRVAHDYMCDHGAYPSTLGYRGFPKSLCTSVNEVICHGIPDSTVLRDGDIVNLDVTAYIGGVHGDNNATYLVGDVDEESRLLVERTRESLDRAIKAVRPGRQINIIGRVIESYAKRFGYGVVRDFTGHGINSSFHSGLIVPHYDSPHATTLIQPGMTFTIEPMLTLGSYDYDMWDDGWTVVTKDRKRTAQFEHTLVVTDSGAEILTLP; encoded by the coding sequence ATGTCTGGCCAGTCACTGCTCGTACCAGGGGAGCTCTCTCCCATCCGCTCCGTGCCCGGGAACATCCGTCGCCCCGAGTACGTCGGCAAGCCCGCACCGACCCCGTACACCGGGGCGGAGGTGCAGACGCCCGCGACCATCGAGGCCATGCGGATCGCCGGGCGGATCGCCGCGCGGGCGATGGCGGAGGCCGCGAAGCTCATCGCGCCGGGGGTGACGACCGACGAGCTGGACCGGGTGGCGCACGACTACATGTGCGACCACGGCGCCTATCCGTCCACCCTCGGCTACCGCGGCTTCCCCAAGTCGCTGTGCACGTCCGTCAACGAGGTCATCTGCCACGGCATCCCGGACTCCACGGTGCTGCGGGACGGCGACATCGTCAACCTCGACGTGACGGCGTACATCGGCGGGGTGCACGGCGACAACAACGCGACGTACCTGGTCGGGGACGTCGACGAGGAGTCCCGGCTGCTGGTGGAGCGGACCCGGGAGTCCCTGGACCGGGCCATCAAGGCCGTCCGGCCGGGCCGGCAGATCAACATCATCGGCCGGGTCATCGAGTCCTACGCCAAGCGCTTCGGCTACGGCGTCGTCCGGGACTTCACCGGGCACGGGATCAACTCGTCGTTCCACTCCGGGCTGATCGTCCCGCACTACGACAGCCCTCACGCCACGACGCTCATCCAGCCGGGTATGACCTTCACCATCGAGCCGATGCTGACGCTGGGTTCGTACGACTACGACATGTGGGACGACGGGTGGACCGTCGTCACCAAGGACCGCAAGCGCACGGCCCAGTTCGAGCACACGCTCGTGGTGACGGACTCGGGCGCCGAGATCCTGACCCTGCCCTGA
- the efeU gene encoding iron uptake transporter permease EfeU has translation MFANYLIGLREGLEASLVVCILIAYLVKTDRRDALKPIWIGIGVAVALALGFGSALEFGSQELTFEAQEALGGSLSIVAVGLVTWMVFWMRRTARHLKSELHGKLDAALQMGTGALVATAFLAVGREGLETALFVWASVRASSDGTEGPLIGVLLGIATAILLGYLFYRGALRINLSKFFTWTGGMLVVVAAGVLAYGFHDLQEADWVPGLTDKAFDISETIPPDSWYGTLLKGVLNFQPDPTVLQVTVWALYLVPTLALFLAPVGFASGKGKVKPADEQREQGSRPAKSTNSSDASSATKSS, from the coding sequence GTGTTCGCGAACTATCTGATCGGGCTGCGCGAGGGCCTGGAAGCCAGCCTCGTCGTCTGCATCCTCATCGCCTATCTGGTGAAGACGGACCGCCGGGACGCCCTGAAGCCGATCTGGATCGGCATCGGGGTCGCCGTCGCGCTGGCCCTCGGCTTCGGCAGCGCGCTCGAATTCGGCTCCCAGGAGCTGACGTTCGAGGCGCAGGAGGCGCTCGGCGGGTCGCTGTCGATCGTCGCCGTGGGTCTGGTGACGTGGATGGTCTTCTGGATGCGGCGTACGGCCCGGCATCTGAAGTCGGAGCTGCACGGCAAGCTGGACGCCGCCCTGCAGATGGGCACGGGCGCACTGGTCGCCACCGCGTTCCTGGCGGTGGGCCGGGAGGGTCTGGAGACCGCGCTGTTCGTGTGGGCGTCGGTACGGGCTTCGAGCGACGGCACCGAAGGGCCCCTGATCGGCGTGCTGTTGGGTATCGCGACGGCGATCCTGCTCGGCTATCTCTTCTACCGGGGCGCCCTGCGCATCAACCTGTCCAAGTTCTTCACCTGGACCGGCGGCATGCTGGTCGTGGTCGCGGCGGGCGTCCTCGCCTACGGCTTCCACGACCTCCAGGAGGCCGACTGGGTGCCCGGCCTGACGGACAAGGCCTTCGACATCAGCGAGACGATCCCGCCGGACAGCTGGTACGGCACGCTCCTCAAGGGCGTCCTGAACTTCCAGCCGGACCCGACCGTCCTCCAGGTCACGGTGTGGGCGCTGTACCTGGTCCCGACGCTCGCGCTCTTCCTGGCCCCGGTAGGGTTCGCCTCCGGGAAGGGGAAGGTGAAGCCAGCTGATGAGCAGCGTGAGCAGGGGTCGCGGCCCGCGAAGTCCACGAATTCTTCCGACGCTTCGAGCGCCACGAAGTCTTCTTGA
- the efeO gene encoding iron uptake system protein EfeO encodes MRAVRLSVVTAAATAAALAAVTGCTEKGSSGSGDRVISVTATDDKCEVSKKEFPAGHVELDIENKGSKVTEVYVLFPDDRIVTERENIGPGTKQKVTAEVKAGDYTITCKPGMKGDGIRQTVKATGGKAPKRDPRLDAAVAAYRKYVQEQADATLPLARTFAEAVKAGDLEAAKKAYAPSRIGWERTEPVAESFGNIDPKVDVRADGLEAGQKFTGWHRLEKSLWADKKITAEDKTLADELITNLTGWQKRVGTAEITPTSMANGAKELLDEVATGKVTGEEERYSHTDLVDFKGNVEGAQDAYELLKPVANENDAALVTELDKQFAALNTLLDKYRADKNSYDFTSYDKVGDADRKQLSDAVNALAEPLSKLAAAVVK; translated from the coding sequence ATGCGAGCCGTCAGACTCTCCGTCGTCACCGCCGCCGCCACCGCGGCGGCCCTGGCAGCCGTCACGGGGTGCACGGAGAAGGGCAGCTCGGGCAGCGGCGACCGGGTCATCAGCGTCACCGCGACCGACGACAAGTGCGAGGTCTCGAAGAAGGAGTTCCCGGCCGGGCACGTCGAGCTGGACATCGAGAACAAGGGCTCCAAGGTCACCGAGGTCTACGTCCTCTTCCCGGACGACCGGATCGTCACCGAACGCGAGAACATCGGCCCCGGCACCAAGCAGAAGGTCACCGCCGAGGTGAAGGCCGGCGACTACACGATCACCTGCAAGCCCGGTATGAAGGGCGACGGCATCCGTCAGACCGTCAAGGCCACCGGCGGCAAGGCCCCCAAGCGCGACCCGCGCCTGGACGCGGCCGTCGCCGCCTACCGCAAGTACGTCCAGGAGCAGGCGGACGCGACGCTGCCGCTCGCCAGGACCTTCGCCGAGGCGGTCAAGGCCGGCGACCTGGAGGCCGCCAAGAAGGCGTACGCGCCCTCCCGCATCGGCTGGGAGCGCACCGAGCCGGTCGCCGAGTCGTTCGGGAACATCGACCCGAAGGTCGACGTCCGCGCCGACGGTCTGGAGGCCGGCCAGAAGTTCACCGGCTGGCACCGTCTGGAGAAGTCCCTCTGGGCGGACAAGAAGATCACCGCCGAGGACAAGACCCTCGCCGACGAGCTGATCACCAACCTGACGGGCTGGCAGAAGCGGGTCGGCACGGCGGAGATCACCCCGACCTCGATGGCCAACGGCGCCAAGGAACTCCTCGACGAGGTCGCCACCGGCAAGGTCACCGGCGAGGAGGAGCGCTACTCGCACACCGACCTCGTCGACTTCAAGGGCAACGTCGAGGGCGCCCAGGACGCGTACGAGCTGCTGAAGCCGGTCGCCAACGAGAACGACGCGGCGCTGGTCACCGAGCTGGACAAGCAGTTCGCGGCCCTGAACACGCTGCTCGACAAGTACCGCGCGGACAAGAACTCGTACGACTTCACCTCGTACGACAAGGTCGGCGACGCCGATCGCAAGCAGCTCTCGGACGCGGTGAACGCGCTCGCAGAGCCGCTGTCCAAGCTCGCCGCCGCCGTCGTGAAGTAG
- a CDS encoding MFS transporter, producing MTSPLRALLPDLAPWRASVDFRKLWMSGLITNFGSFLTFVALPVQLKELTGSAAAVGAIGAVELVPLIVFGLYGGALADAADKRKLILWTEAGQGVLCAVLLVNALLPDPLIWPLYVLAALTSALGSVQRPALDSLMPRIVAHEHLPAAASLNSLRWTVGGVAGPALAGVVVAYAGLGWAYAVDLLTFAMSVLLVVGLASSPASHEAAKPSLRSIAEGARYAWNRKELLGTYAIDLAAMFLAMPLAVLPFLADELDAEWSLGLMYAAIPAGALLVSLTSGWTSRVHRHGRMVVLGAAGWGLAVAGAGIVGNVWLVLLFLLVGGCFDMVSGIFRGAMWNQTIPDELRGRLAGIELLSYSVGPQLGQVRAGGVAAWRGVRASVWSGGLACVAGVGLLALCLPGLMRYDVRTNEHALRLRKQREATTGLAATP from the coding sequence GTGACCTCCCCTCTCCGTGCTCTTCTGCCCGATCTCGCGCCCTGGCGGGCCTCCGTCGATTTCCGGAAGCTCTGGATGTCGGGGCTGATCACCAACTTCGGGAGTTTTCTGACCTTCGTCGCGCTGCCGGTGCAGCTGAAGGAGCTGACCGGGTCCGCCGCCGCGGTCGGGGCCATCGGGGCCGTGGAGTTGGTCCCGCTGATCGTGTTCGGGCTGTACGGCGGGGCGTTGGCCGACGCGGCGGACAAGCGGAAGCTGATCCTTTGGACGGAGGCGGGGCAGGGGGTGCTGTGCGCCGTACTGCTCGTCAACGCGCTGTTGCCCGACCCGCTGATCTGGCCGCTGTACGTCCTCGCCGCGCTCACCTCGGCCCTCGGGTCGGTGCAGCGGCCCGCGCTCGATTCGCTGATGCCGCGGATCGTCGCCCATGAGCATCTGCCGGCCGCCGCCTCGTTGAACTCGCTGCGCTGGACGGTCGGCGGGGTCGCGGGACCGGCTCTCGCCGGGGTCGTCGTGGCCTATGCCGGGCTCGGCTGGGCGTACGCCGTCGATCTCCTGACCTTCGCCATGTCCGTGCTCCTCGTCGTGGGGCTCGCCTCCTCCCCCGCCTCGCACGAGGCCGCCAAGCCGTCGCTGCGGTCCATCGCGGAGGGTGCCCGGTACGCGTGGAACCGCAAGGAGCTTCTCGGGACGTACGCCATCGACCTCGCCGCGATGTTCCTCGCGATGCCGCTGGCCGTCCTGCCGTTCCTCGCCGACGAACTGGACGCCGAGTGGTCGCTCGGCCTGATGTACGCGGCGATCCCGGCCGGTGCGCTGCTCGTGAGCCTCACCAGCGGCTGGACCTCACGGGTGCACCGGCACGGGCGGATGGTCGTGCTCGGGGCCGCGGGGTGGGGGCTAGCGGTGGCCGGGGCGGGCATCGTCGGCAACGTGTGGCTGGTGCTGCTGTTCCTGCTGGTGGGCGGCTGTTTCGACATGGTCAGCGGGATCTTCCGGGGTGCTATGTGGAACCAGACCATCCCCGATGAGCTACGCGGACGCCTCGCCGGTATCGAACTGCTCTCCTACTCCGTCGGCCCGCAGCTCGGCCAGGTCAGGGCAGGTGGCGTGGCCGCGTGGCGCGGCGTACGGGCGTCCGTGTGGTCGGGCGGCCTCGCGTGCGTCGCCGGGGTGGGGCTGCTGGCCCTGTGCCTGCCGGGCCTGATGCGGTACGACGTACGGACGAACGAGCACGCGCTTCGGCTGCGCAAGCAGCGGGAGGCAACAACAGGCCTGGCGGCAACCCCCTAG
- a CDS encoding TetR/AcrR family transcriptional regulator, which yields MVQKSTPAAPPKPTPDSTRRSEKSRRAIYDAALALIGEVGYQKTTIEGIAARAGVGKQTIYRWWSSKGDVLMEAFLDLSEQAAEAAAPGQAYVIPDTGDLAADLRAVLRLTVDQLLDPVFAVPSRGLAAEGLVNEELGRRYVARLLEPSLQLYVQRLRAAQDAGQVRADVDPRIALELFVSPLAQRWLQYTGPISYEYTDTLVDYALNGIGSTGGNRREDG from the coding sequence ATGGTCCAGAAGTCCACTCCCGCCGCCCCTCCCAAGCCCACCCCCGACTCCACCCGCCGCAGCGAGAAATCCCGCCGCGCCATCTATGACGCCGCCCTCGCCCTCATCGGTGAGGTCGGGTACCAGAAGACGACCATCGAGGGCATCGCCGCCCGCGCCGGAGTCGGGAAGCAGACCATCTACCGGTGGTGGTCCTCCAAGGGGGACGTACTCATGGAGGCCTTCCTCGATCTGAGCGAGCAGGCCGCCGAGGCCGCCGCACCCGGTCAGGCGTACGTCATCCCCGACACCGGTGACCTCGCCGCCGACCTCAGGGCCGTCCTGCGTCTCACCGTCGACCAACTGCTCGACCCGGTCTTCGCGGTCCCCTCCCGAGGTCTCGCCGCCGAAGGCCTCGTCAACGAGGAACTCGGCCGCAGATACGTCGCCAGACTGCTCGAACCCTCCCTCCAGCTCTACGTCCAGCGACTGCGCGCCGCCCAGGACGCGGGGCAGGTGCGGGCCGACGTCGACCCCCGTATCGCCCTCGAACTCTTCGTCTCACCGCTCGCCCAGCGCTGGCTCCAGTACACCGGCCCGATCTCGTACGAGTACACGGACACCCTCGTCGACTACGCCCTCAACGGGATCGGCTCCACCGGCGGCAACAGGCGCGAAGATGGCTGA
- a CDS encoding DUF6243 family protein, which translates to MSRGGGDMLGVGGTRSNLGRNALRGGGRGRKVGGGIDPQAQKRELLRTLREKRTEEEGAREGRTPDGADD; encoded by the coding sequence ATGTCACGAGGCGGCGGAGACATGCTCGGAGTCGGCGGCACCCGCAGCAACCTGGGCAGGAACGCCCTGCGGGGCGGCGGCCGGGGCAGGAAGGTGGGCGGCGGGATCGACCCCCAGGCCCAGAAACGGGAACTGCTGCGCACGTTGCGGGAGAAGCGAACGGAGGAAGAAGGCGCGCGGGAGGGGCGTACGCCGGACGGGGCCGACGACTGA
- a CDS encoding cytidine deaminase yields MTTQPHPVDHELIRAADHVARTRCRGDNHTMAAAARARDGRIVTAVNAYHFTGGPCAELVLIGTAAAQGAYELDTIVAVGDRDRGVVPPCGRCRQVLLDYFPALKVIVGGGDRVRAVPIAELLPESYVWADHQLDAE; encoded by the coding sequence ATGACCACGCAGCCCCATCCCGTCGACCACGAACTCATCCGGGCGGCGGACCATGTGGCCCGCACCCGCTGCCGGGGCGACAACCACACCATGGCGGCGGCGGCCCGCGCCCGGGACGGCCGGATCGTCACAGCGGTGAACGCCTACCACTTCACCGGCGGTCCCTGCGCCGAACTGGTCCTCATCGGCACGGCAGCCGCCCAGGGCGCCTACGAACTGGACACCATCGTCGCCGTGGGCGACCGCGACCGCGGAGTCGTACCTCCGTGCGGCCGGTGCCGTCAGGTCCTCCTGGACTACTTCCCCGCCCTCAAGGTCATCGTCGGAGGAGGCGATCGCGTCCGAGCGGTCCCCATCGCCGAGTTGCTTCCCGAAAGCTATGTCTGGGCGGACCACCAACTCGACGCCGAGTGA